One window of Streptomyces sp. NBC_00273 genomic DNA carries:
- a CDS encoding F0F1 ATP synthase subunit delta, whose amino-acid sequence MNGASREALASARERLDALTDNTSVDAAKLAGELAAVTALLDREVSLRRVVTDPAQSGEAKAELAGRLLGGQVGGETLDLVSGMVRSRWSQSRDLVDALEELAATADLTAAQRAGALDNVEDEIFRFGRIVSSNTELRAALTDRAASASAKSELLRSLLGGKANVVTERLVIRLVTQPRGRSLEAGLESLSTLAAERRNRMVATVTSAVPLSDVQRARLGAVLAKLYGRQMHLNLDVDPEVLGGISVRVGDEVIDGTIADRLAEASRRMAG is encoded by the coding sequence ATGAACGGAGCGAGCCGCGAGGCACTGGCCTCCGCGCGTGAGCGTCTCGACGCGCTGACGGACAACACGTCCGTCGACGCGGCGAAGCTCGCCGGTGAGCTGGCTGCCGTCACCGCGCTGCTCGACCGTGAGGTCTCGCTGCGTCGGGTCGTCACGGACCCGGCGCAGTCCGGCGAGGCCAAGGCCGAGCTGGCCGGTCGGCTGCTCGGCGGCCAGGTCGGCGGGGAAACCCTCGACCTGGTGTCCGGCATGGTCCGGTCCCGCTGGTCGCAGTCCCGCGACCTCGTGGACGCGCTGGAGGAGCTGGCGGCCACCGCCGACCTCACGGCGGCCCAGCGGGCGGGCGCGCTCGACAACGTCGAGGACGAGATCTTCCGCTTCGGCCGGATCGTCTCCTCGAACACCGAGCTGCGTGCCGCGCTGACCGACCGTGCGGCCTCCGCCTCCGCCAAGAGCGAGCTGCTGCGCAGCCTGCTCGGCGGCAAGGCGAACGTCGTCACCGAGCGCCTGGTGATCCGTCTTGTCACGCAGCCGCGTGGACGTAGCCTGGAAGCGGGACTGGAGTCCCTTTCCACGCTCGCCGCCGAGCGCCGCAACCGCATGGTCGCCACCGTGACCAGCGCGGTTCCGCTCAGCGACGTGCAGCGGGCGCGTCTTGGCGCGGTGCTGGCCAAGCTGTACGGCCGACAGATGCACCTGAACCTCGACGTGGACCCCGAGGTCCTCGGCGGGATCTCGGTGCGAGTCGGCGACGAGGTCATCGACGGCACCATCGCGGACCGCCTCGCCGAGGCGTCGCGCCGCATGGCCGGCTGA
- a CDS encoding ATP synthase subunit C, which translates to MSALQTLAAGVEIKGNLGSIGYGLAAIGPGVGVGIIFGNGTQALARQPEAAGLIRANQILGFAFCEALALIGLVMPFVYPTS; encoded by the coding sequence ATGTCCGCTCTCCAGACCCTCGCTGCTGGCGTCGAAATCAAGGGCAACCTCGGCTCCATCGGTTACGGCCTCGCGGCCATCGGCCCCGGCGTCGGCGTCGGCATCATCTTCGGTAACGGCACCCAGGCCCTGGCCCGCCAGCCCGAGGCCGCCGGCCTGATCCGCGCCAACCAGATCCTCGGCTTCGCCTTCTGTGAGGCGCTCGCCCTCATCGGTCTGGTCATGCCGTTCGTCTACCCGACCTCCTGA
- the atpA gene encoding F0F1 ATP synthase subunit alpha: MAELTIRPEEIRDALENFVQSYQPDAASREEVGTVSVAGDGIAKVEGLPSAMANELLKFEDGTLGLALNLEEREIGAVVLGEFSGIEEGQPVQRTGEVLSVGVGEGYLGRVVDPLGNPIDGLGEIATEGRRALELQAPGVMVRKSVHEPMQTGYKAIDAMVPVGRGQRQLIIGDRQTGKTALAVDTIINQRDNWRSGDVNKQVRCIYVAIGQKGSTIASVRGALEDAGALEYTTIVAAPASDPAGFKYLAPYTGSAIGQHWMYAGKHVLIIFDDLSKQADAYRAVSLLLRRPPGREAYPGDVFYLHSRLLERCAKLSDDMGAGSMTGLPIVETKANDVSAFIPTNVISITDGQCFLESDLFNAGQRPALNVGISVSRVGGSAQHKAMKQVSGRLRLDLAQYRELEAFAAFGSDLDAASKASLERGKRLVELLKQGQYQPMPVEEQVISVWAGTTGKMDDVPVNDIRRFESELLEHLRRERKDLLTSIAEGGKMSDDTLTSIADAIASFKRQFETSDGKLLGEDAPAVNVSK; encoded by the coding sequence ATGGCGGAGCTCACGATCCGGCCGGAGGAGATCCGGGACGCACTGGAGAACTTTGTCCAGTCGTACCAGCCGGACGCGGCCTCGCGCGAGGAGGTCGGAACGGTCAGCGTTGCCGGCGACGGCATCGCGAAGGTGGAGGGTCTGCCCTCCGCCATGGCGAACGAGCTGCTGAAGTTCGAGGACGGCACCCTCGGTCTCGCCCTCAACCTCGAGGAGCGCGAGATCGGTGCCGTTGTCCTCGGCGAGTTCAGCGGTATCGAGGAGGGCCAGCCGGTGCAGCGCACCGGTGAGGTGCTCTCGGTCGGCGTCGGCGAGGGCTACCTCGGCCGCGTCGTCGACCCGCTCGGCAACCCGATCGACGGTCTCGGCGAGATCGCGACCGAAGGCCGTCGCGCCCTGGAGCTGCAGGCTCCGGGCGTCATGGTCCGTAAGTCGGTCCACGAGCCGATGCAGACCGGCTACAAGGCCATCGACGCCATGGTGCCCGTCGGCCGTGGCCAGCGTCAGCTGATCATCGGTGACCGTCAGACGGGTAAGACCGCTCTGGCCGTCGACACGATCATCAACCAGCGCGACAACTGGCGCTCGGGCGACGTGAACAAGCAGGTTCGCTGCATCTACGTCGCCATCGGCCAGAAGGGCTCGACCATCGCGTCCGTTCGCGGCGCCCTGGAAGACGCCGGTGCGCTCGAGTACACGACGATCGTCGCCGCCCCGGCGTCCGACCCGGCCGGCTTCAAGTACCTGGCGCCGTACACCGGTTCCGCCATCGGCCAGCACTGGATGTACGCCGGCAAGCACGTCCTGATCATCTTCGACGACCTGTCGAAGCAGGCCGACGCCTACCGCGCCGTGTCGCTGCTGCTGCGCCGCCCGCCGGGCCGCGAGGCCTACCCGGGTGACGTCTTCTACCTGCACTCCCGTCTGCTGGAGCGCTGCGCGAAGCTGTCCGACGACATGGGTGCCGGTTCGATGACCGGTCTGCCGATCGTCGAGACCAAGGCGAACGACGTGTCGGCGTTCATCCCGACCAACGTCATCTCCATCACCGACGGCCAGTGCTTCCTCGAGTCCGACCTGTTCAACGCGGGCCAGCGCCCGGCGCTGAACGTCGGTATCTCGGTCTCCCGCGTCGGTGGCTCCGCCCAGCACAAGGCCATGAAGCAGGTTTCCGGCCGTCTGCGCCTGGACCTGGCCCAGTACCGCGAGCTGGAGGCGTTCGCCGCCTTCGGTTCCGACCTGGACGCCGCGTCGAAGGCTTCGCTGGAGCGCGGCAAGCGTCTGGTCGAGCTGCTGAAGCAGGGCCAGTACCAGCCGATGCCCGTCGAGGAGCAGGTCATCTCCGTCTGGGCCGGCACCACCGGCAAGATGGACGACGTCCCGGTCAACGACATCCGTCGCTTCGAGTCGGAGCTGCTGGAGCACCTGCGCCGTGAGCGCAAGGACCTCCTCACCTCCATCGCCGAGGGCGGCAAGATGTCGGACGACACCCTGACGTCGATCGCGGACGCCATTGCTTCCTTCAAGCGCCAGTTCGAGACCTCGGACGGCAAGCTCCTGGGCGAGGACGCACCGGCCGTCAACGTCTCCAAGTGA
- the atpB gene encoding F0F1 ATP synthase subunit A: protein MKEPAVSADPTQVLAFETDCHIFDGCGFPAPGLHSFLFEPIFGDMDGAVYFNKTMLLALLGTVIIVGFFWAAFAKPKLVPGKLQMVAEAGYDFVRRGIVYETMGKKEGEKYVPFMVTTFFFVWILNLWSIIPLAQFPVTSVIAYPAGLALVIYVMWMSVTFKRHGFVGGLKNVTGYDKSLGGILPLVMLIEFFSNVIIRPFTHAVRLFANMFAGHTLLLLFTIASWYLLNDIGIAYAGVSFVMVIVMTAFELFIQAVQAYVFVLLACSFLQGAVAEHH from the coding sequence CTGAAGGAGCCCGCGGTGAGTGCTGACCCGACGCAGGTGCTCGCCTTCGAGACCGATTGCCACATCTTCGACGGCTGTGGTTTCCCGGCTCCTGGCCTGCACTCGTTCCTGTTCGAGCCGATCTTCGGCGACATGGACGGAGCCGTCTACTTCAACAAGACGATGCTCCTGGCCCTGCTCGGAACCGTCATCATCGTCGGATTCTTCTGGGCCGCCTTCGCCAAGCCGAAGCTGGTTCCGGGGAAGCTCCAGATGGTTGCCGAAGCCGGTTACGACTTCGTCCGCCGCGGGATCGTCTACGAAACGATGGGCAAGAAGGAGGGCGAGAAGTACGTCCCCTTCATGGTCACGACGTTCTTCTTCGTCTGGATCCTGAACCTCTGGTCGATCATTCCGCTTGCCCAGTTCCCGGTGACCTCGGTCATCGCGTACCCGGCCGGTCTGGCCCTGGTCATCTACGTCATGTGGATGTCGGTCACCTTCAAGCGCCACGGCTTCGTCGGCGGCCTGAAGAACGTCACGGGCTACGACAAGTCGCTCGGCGGGATCCTGCCGCTGGTCATGCTGATCGAGTTCTTCTCGAACGTGATCATCCGCCCGTTCACCCACGCGGTCCGTCTCTTCGCGAACATGTTCGCCGGTCACACGCTGCTGCTGCTCTTCACGATCGCCAGCTGGTACCTGCTGAACGACATCGGCATCGCCTACGCGGGCGTGTCCTTCGTGATGGTCATCGTGATGACCGCGTTCGAGCTCTTCATCCAGGCTGTCCAGGCCTACGTCTTCGTGCTGCTGGCCTGCAGCTTCCTCCAGGGCGCCGTCGCCGAGCACCACTGA
- a CDS encoding F0F1 ATP synthase subunit B, with product MNPLVQLAAEEAENPLIPPIPELVIGLIAFVIVFGFLAKKLLPNINKVLDERREAIEGGIEKAEAAQTEAQSVLEQYKAQLAEARHEAARLRQEALEQGTALKEELRAEGQRQREEIIAAGHAQIAADRKAASQALRQDVGKLATDLAGKLVGESLEDHARQSRTIDRFLSELEEKAEAAR from the coding sequence GTGAACCCTCTGGTTCAGCTCGCGGCCGAAGAGGCGGAAAACCCCCTCATCCCGCCGATCCCCGAGCTCGTCATCGGTCTGATCGCCTTCGTCATCGTCTTCGGTTTCCTCGCGAAGAAGCTCCTCCCGAACATCAACAAGGTTCTGGACGAGCGTCGCGAGGCCATCGAGGGCGGTATCGAGAAGGCTGAGGCCGCTCAGACCGAGGCCCAGAGCGTGCTGGAGCAGTACAAGGCCCAGCTCGCCGAAGCCCGGCACGAGGCCGCGCGCCTGCGCCAGGAAGCGCTGGAGCAGGGCACTGCGCTCAAGGAAGAACTGCGCGCAGAGGGCCAGCGGCAGCGTGAGGAGATCATCGCTGCCGGCCACGCCCAGATCGCGGCGGACCGTAAGGCCGCCTCTCAGGCGCTGCGTCAGGACGTTGGCAAGCTCGCCACCGACCTGGCCGGAAAGCTCGTCGGCGAGTCCCTCGAGGACCACGCCCGGCAGAGCCGCACCATCGACCGCTTCCTCAGCGAGCTTGAGGAGAAGGCCGAGGCGGCCCGATGA